A genomic segment from Janthinobacterium sp. 64 encodes:
- a CDS encoding NCS2 family permease, whose translation MQFLERYFKLKDNGTNVRTELLAGLTTFLTMAYIIFVNPSILGDAGMPKDSVFVATCLAAAIGTLIMGLYANYPIALAPGMGLNAYFSYTVVKGMGMSWEVALGAVFISGCLFILVSLFKVREMIINSIPPALRTAITVGIGLFLAIISLKSAGIVVSNPATIIALGDLHQAAPILAILGFFIIVALDRLKVPGAILIGILTITIASFFFGGNQFNGIVSAPPAIEPTLFKLDIMGALSIGIVNVVLVFFLVELFDATGTLMGVANRAGLLKDGKMERMNKALLADSTAIAAGACLGTSSTTAFVESAAGVQAGGRTGLTAVAVALLFLGSLFFAPLAHTVPPYATAPALLYVACLMLRELTFIDWDDSTESIPAAITALMMPFTYSVASGVAFGFITYAVLKLLTGKGKQVSVVAYIIAAIFLFKFIYLGE comes from the coding sequence ATGCAGTTCCTGGAACGCTATTTCAAACTGAAGGACAACGGAACCAATGTGCGCACGGAGCTGCTGGCCGGCCTGACCACATTCCTGACGATGGCCTACATCATCTTCGTCAACCCGTCCATCCTGGGCGACGCCGGCATGCCGAAGGATTCCGTCTTTGTCGCCACCTGCCTGGCGGCCGCCATCGGCACCCTGATCATGGGCTTGTACGCGAACTATCCGATCGCGCTGGCGCCGGGCATGGGCTTGAATGCGTATTTCTCGTACACGGTGGTCAAGGGCATGGGCATGAGCTGGGAAGTGGCGCTGGGCGCCGTTTTCATTTCCGGCTGCCTGTTCATCCTGGTCAGCCTGTTCAAGGTGCGCGAGATGATCATCAACAGCATCCCGCCGGCGCTGCGCACGGCCATCACGGTGGGTATCGGCTTGTTCCTGGCCATCATTTCGCTGAAAAGCGCCGGTATCGTGGTATCGAACCCCGCCACCATCATCGCGCTGGGCGACTTGCACCAGGCGGCGCCCATCCTGGCCATCCTCGGTTTCTTCATCATCGTCGCGCTGGACCGCCTGAAAGTGCCGGGCGCCATCCTGATCGGCATCCTCACCATCACGATTGCCAGCTTCTTCTTTGGCGGCAACCAGTTCAACGGCATCGTTTCGGCGCCGCCCGCCATCGAGCCGACCCTGTTCAAGCTCGACATCATGGGCGCGCTGTCGATCGGCATCGTCAACGTGGTGCTGGTGTTTTTCCTGGTGGAATTGTTCGATGCGACGGGCACCCTGATGGGCGTGGCCAACCGCGCCGGCCTGCTGAAAGACGGCAAGATGGAACGCATGAACAAGGCCTTGCTGGCCGACAGCACGGCGATCGCCGCCGGCGCCTGCCTGGGCACGTCCAGCACCACGGCTTTCGTGGAAAGCGCGGCCGGCGTGCAAGCGGGTGGCCGCACGGGCTTGACGGCCGTGGCCGTCGCGCTGCTGTTCCTGGGTAGCCTGTTCTTCGCCCCTCTGGCGCACACGGTGCCGCCGTACGCGACGGCGCCCGCGCTGCTGTACGTGGCGTGCCTGATGCTGCGCGAACTGACCTTCATCGACTGGGATGACAGCACGGAAAGCATTCCTGCCGCCATCACGGCCTTGATGATGCCATTCACGTATTCCGTGGCCAGCGGCGTCGCGTTCGGCTTCATCACCTATGCCGTATTGAAGCTGTTGACGGGCAAGGGCAAGCAGGTATCCGTGGTGGCTTACATCATCGCCGCCATCTTCCTGTTCAAGTTTATCTACCTGGGTGAGTAG
- a CDS encoding c-type cytochrome, translating into MMRRLLLTLTLAAGLQLAAHAVPPMPPVPPVTLTPDRPAAPVAAKPDARLERGRYLAIAADCMACHTAAGGKPYAGGYAIDSPLGTIYATNITPSKTGGIGHYTEADFARALREGVRADGSHLYPAMPYTSYAMLTDADVGDLYYYFMQAVQPVDEPARQTALPFPFNVRLSMLGWNTLFLDNKRFVPDPAKSAQINRGAYLAEGLAHCSACHTSRNALMAEIGSQTLAGASLGSWHAPNITSDKVSGIGAWTDAEIAAYLKTGHVEGKGQAAGGMAEAIQNSLQFLRDDDVAAIVAWLRTVPAVRAPGQSKAAFSYGSAASEESLLRGMASSTEHHSLNSGAVLFSGYCASCHSASGAGSTGQSYPALFNNTATGGNTPANLVSAILFGVERKIEGEEHEAFMPRFDQRSYVQPLTDEQIASIANYVLKQYGNPDVSVTAAYVAQARSGGEKPVLARAQPFMLPGGIVGLLLLIALLVWLRRRRQVKK; encoded by the coding sequence ATGATGCGCCGCCTCTTGCTGACGCTGACCCTGGCGGCCGGCTTGCAGCTGGCGGCGCACGCTGTGCCACCGATGCCACCTGTTCCGCCCGTCACCCTGACGCCGGACCGTCCGGCCGCCCCCGTGGCCGCCAAGCCCGATGCACGGCTGGAGCGGGGCCGCTATCTGGCCATCGCCGCCGACTGCATGGCGTGCCATACGGCTGCGGGCGGCAAGCCGTATGCGGGCGGCTACGCCATCGACTCGCCGCTGGGCACGATCTACGCGACGAACATCACGCCATCGAAAACAGGCGGCATCGGGCATTACACGGAAGCGGACTTTGCGCGCGCGCTGCGCGAAGGCGTGCGCGCCGATGGCAGCCACCTGTACCCGGCCATGCCCTACACCAGCTATGCGATGCTGACGGATGCGGACGTAGGCGACCTGTATTACTACTTCATGCAGGCCGTCCAGCCCGTCGATGAACCGGCGCGCCAGACGGCCCTGCCATTCCCGTTCAATGTGCGTCTGTCCATGCTGGGCTGGAACACCTTGTTCCTCGACAATAAACGCTTCGTGCCCGATCCGGCAAAGAGCGCGCAGATCAACCGCGGCGCTTATTTGGCCGAAGGCCTGGCGCACTGCAGCGCCTGCCACACGTCGCGCAATGCGCTGATGGCGGAAATCGGCAGCCAGACGCTGGCCGGCGCGTCGCTCGGTTCCTGGCATGCGCCGAACATCACGTCTGACAAGGTCAGCGGTATCGGCGCCTGGACGGATGCGGAAATCGCCGCCTACCTCAAAACAGGTCACGTGGAAGGCAAGGGACAGGCGGCGGGCGGCATGGCCGAAGCCATCCAGAACAGCTTGCAATTTTTGCGCGACGACGACGTGGCCGCCATCGTGGCCTGGCTGCGCACGGTGCCGGCCGTACGCGCGCCGGGGCAGAGCAAGGCAGCTTTCAGTTACGGCAGCGCCGCCAGCGAAGAATCGCTGCTGCGCGGCATGGCCAGTTCCACCGAGCACCATTCGCTCAACAGCGGCGCCGTGCTGTTTTCCGGCTACTGCGCCAGTTGCCATTCGGCCAGCGGCGCCGGCAGCACGGGACAAAGCTATCCCGCCCTGTTCAACAACACGGCAACGGGCGGCAACACGCCGGCCAATCTGGTATCGGCCATTTTGTTTGGCGTCGAGCGCAAGATCGAAGGAGAGGAGCACGAAGCATTCATGCCCCGTTTCGACCAGCGCTCGTACGTGCAACCGTTGACGGACGAGCAGATCGCGTCGATCGCCAATTACGTATTGAAACAGTACGGCAACCCGGACGTGTCCGTCACCGCGGCGTATGTGGCGCAGGCGCGCAGCGGCGGCGAAAAACCCGTGCTTGCGCGGGCGCAGCCGTTCATGCTGCCGGGCGGCATCGTGGGCCTCTTGCTGCTGATCGCGCTGTTGGTGTGGCTGCGCCGGCGCCGCCAAGTCAAGAAATAG
- a CDS encoding GtrA family protein — protein MSHSLHQQFLRFAAVGASGTAVQYSVLWGGVEWAGISAAAASGIGYILGSVVNYILNYFFTFKSDKGHGEAASKYFTLLGIGWCINTGLMWLLVHQLGWYYWLAQVLATGIGLVWNFAGSRWWAFKPADAATK, from the coding sequence ATGTCCCATTCCCTGCATCAGCAATTTTTGCGTTTCGCCGCCGTCGGCGCTTCCGGCACGGCCGTGCAATACAGCGTGCTGTGGGGCGGCGTGGAATGGGCCGGCATCAGCGCCGCCGCCGCGTCCGGCATCGGCTACATCCTCGGTTCCGTCGTCAACTACATTCTTAATTACTTTTTCACGTTCAAGAGTGACAAGGGCCACGGCGAGGCGGCGTCCAAGTATTTCACCTTGCTGGGCATCGGCTGGTGCATCAATACGGGCCTGATGTGGCTGCTGGTACACCAGCTGGGCTGGTATTACTGGCTGGCGCAGGTGCTGGCGACCGGTATCGGGCTGGTCTGGAATTTTGCGGGCAGCCGCTGGTGGGCCTTCAAGCCGGCCGACGCAGCGACCAAGTAA
- a CDS encoding SulP family inorganic anion transporter, which produces MLSNTFREEWFSNIQKNVLAGLTSSFALVPECIAFALVAQVNPLMGLYGAFIICAMTAIFGGRPGMISGAAGSMAVVIVALVARHGVQYLLATVVLSGILMALFGLLRLGKLIRMVPHPVMLGFVNGLAIIIAMAQLEHFRHATPQGDQWLQGTPLLIMCGLVALTMAIVYVLPRFTKAVPPALVAILGVGLLSYGLNLPTRTLGDLAHMAGGLPVLHFPTVPLSLETLQIILPYASLMAMVGLLETLLTFNLTDEITGTRGQPNRECIALGASNVVSGLFGGMGGCAMIGQTMINLSSGGRSRLSGVTSGIMILLFILFLSPLIAQIPLAALVGVMFVVAHETFAWGSLRVLGKVPPQDALVIVAVTIITVFTDLATAVLCGIVIAALAFAWQHALDVRADIDDTETGLRTYRPHGTLFFASTAHFLDLFAPSTDPARVVLDCRHLHMADHSAIAALERLYERYEKVGKHLQVVHLSKRNELLLQRAGVDVS; this is translated from the coding sequence ATGTTAAGTAATACCTTTCGGGAAGAATGGTTCTCGAACATACAAAAAAACGTGCTCGCCGGCCTGACATCGTCGTTCGCGCTGGTGCCCGAGTGCATCGCCTTTGCCTTGGTCGCCCAAGTCAACCCGCTGATGGGGCTGTACGGCGCCTTCATCATCTGCGCGATGACGGCTATCTTCGGTGGCCGACCCGGCATGATTTCCGGCGCCGCCGGTTCGATGGCGGTGGTGATCGTGGCACTCGTCGCCCGGCATGGCGTGCAGTATCTGCTGGCGACGGTTGTTCTCAGCGGTATCTTGATGGCCCTTTTTGGCCTGCTTCGCCTGGGCAAGCTGATCCGCATGGTGCCGCATCCAGTGATGCTGGGTTTCGTGAACGGACTGGCCATTATCATTGCGATGGCGCAACTGGAGCACTTTCGGCATGCAACGCCGCAAGGCGATCAATGGCTGCAGGGAACGCCTTTGCTGATCATGTGCGGCCTGGTCGCGTTGACGATGGCCATCGTTTATGTGCTGCCGCGTTTCACCAAAGCGGTGCCGCCGGCGCTCGTCGCCATTCTCGGTGTCGGGCTGCTCAGTTACGGTTTGAACTTGCCTACCCGCACCTTGGGTGACCTGGCGCATATGGCCGGTGGCTTGCCGGTCCTGCATTTTCCCACTGTGCCACTGAGCCTGGAAACGCTGCAGATCATCCTGCCCTACGCATCCTTGATGGCCATGGTCGGCCTGCTTGAAACGCTGCTGACGTTCAATCTCACCGATGAGATAACGGGAACGCGGGGCCAACCGAACCGTGAATGCATCGCCCTCGGCGCCTCCAATGTTGTCTCCGGTCTGTTTGGCGGCATGGGCGGTTGCGCCATGATCGGCCAGACCATGATCAACTTGAGCTCCGGCGGCCGTTCGCGCCTTTCCGGCGTCACGAGCGGCATCATGATCCTGTTGTTCATTCTGTTCCTGTCGCCGCTGATCGCACAAATCCCGCTTGCGGCGCTGGTCGGCGTCATGTTCGTCGTTGCGCACGAAACGTTCGCCTGGGGCTCGCTACGGGTGCTCGGCAAGGTCCCGCCGCAGGATGCGCTGGTGATTGTCGCCGTGACCATCATTACCGTTTTCACCGACCTGGCGACGGCTGTCCTGTGCGGCATTGTTATTGCCGCGCTCGCCTTCGCATGGCAGCATGCACTGGACGTCCGCGCCGACATCGACGACACAGAAACTGGTCTGAGAACGTATCGCCCTCATGGCACGCTGTTCTTCGCATCGACAGCCCACTTCCTGGATTTGTTCGCACCCTCGACAGACCCGGCGCGCGTGGTGCTCGACTGCCGCCACTTGCACATGGCTGACCATTCCGCGATAGCGGCATTGGAGCGCTTGTACGAGCGCTACGAGAAGGTGGGTAAACATCTGCAAGTGGTGCACCTCTCGAAACGCAATGAGTTGCTGTTACAGCGTGCCGGCGTGGACGTCAGCTAA
- a CDS encoding M15 family metallopeptidase has translation MFVALVLMYFLLGCFACWLLLFPGGRAIVLHTLVNLGWRVQRRAQHLKGGSGAQWQRMRQHSGSGMARAWQLLLRHRWLSLAGSVLVIVPPLLAWLSSDRIALRGYADRQHVINDQVSDLLKGEQLVPPPTLPPLLFSTAEVTQLRPLLGGASRNWQLLDHDYAQRLLLVFKIMKDVHGYDMVLLEGYRSPARQDQLAAAGPNVTNARAFQSYHQYGLAADCAFMHEGKLIISEKNAWAMRGYRLYGVTAESVGLRWGGRWTMMDFGHTELPQPRVLGK, from the coding sequence ATGTTCGTCGCCCTGGTCCTGATGTATTTCCTGCTTGGCTGTTTTGCCTGCTGGCTGCTGCTGTTTCCCGGCGGCCGCGCCATCGTGCTGCACACGCTCGTCAACCTGGGCTGGCGCGTGCAGCGGCGCGCGCAGCACCTGAAGGGCGGCAGCGGCGCGCAGTGGCAGCGCATGCGGCAGCACTCGGGCTCGGGCATGGCGCGCGCCTGGCAGCTGCTGTTGCGGCATCGTTGGCTGAGCCTGGCAGGCAGCGTGCTGGTCATCGTGCCGCCCTTGCTGGCGTGGTTGTCCAGCGACCGCATCGCCCTGCGTGGCTATGCCGACCGGCAACACGTCATCAACGACCAGGTCAGCGACTTGCTGAAAGGCGAGCAGCTGGTGCCGCCGCCAACCTTGCCGCCGCTGCTGTTTTCCACGGCGGAAGTGACGCAGCTGCGCCCGCTGCTGGGCGGCGCCAGCCGCAACTGGCAATTGCTCGACCACGACTACGCGCAGCGCCTGCTGCTGGTCTTCAAGATCATGAAGGACGTGCATGGCTACGACATGGTCTTGCTGGAAGGCTACCGCAGCCCCGCGCGCCAGGACCAGCTGGCGGCGGCCGGCCCGAACGTGACCAACGCCAGGGCGTTTCAAAGCTATCACCAGTATGGCCTGGCGGCCGATTGCGCATTCATGCATGAAGGAAAGCTCATCATTTCTGAAAAAAATGCCTGGGCCATGCGCGGCTACCGTTTATATGGCGTGACGGCCGAATCGGTGGGCCTGCGCTGGGGCGGACGCTGGACCATGATGGATTTTGGCCACACGGAATTGCCGCAACCGCGAGTGCTGGGCAAGTAA
- a CDS encoding Dabb family protein has translation MTCTSALRHIVLCDFLDGITSARHAELVYEFSQLKHRIPGVRQFEWGPNVSPEGLDDGFTDCFTLTFDDAGARDVYLTHPAHLAFVEQLKPWLGRVLVFDYYPQEHAG, from the coding sequence ATGACTTGTACCTCCGCCTTGCGCCATATCGTTTTGTGCGACTTCCTCGATGGCATCACCTCCGCCAGGCATGCCGAACTCGTCTACGAGTTTTCCCAGCTGAAACACCGCATTCCTGGCGTGCGGCAATTTGAATGGGGGCCGAACGTCAGCCCGGAAGGCCTTGATGATGGCTTTACCGATTGCTTTACCCTGACCTTTGACGATGCCGGCGCGCGCGACGTGTATCTGACCCATCCGGCCCACCTGGCCTTTGTCGAACAGCTCAAGCCATGGCTGGGTCGCGTGCTGGTATTTGACTACTACCCGCAAGAGCATGCGGGCTGA
- a CDS encoding sugar dehydrogenase complex small subunit, which produces MNHPGSDPSATSVSSLPRISRRHALIGLAALLAQAGFWSNPLSAAMPAPASAPAPGVVPATMLFYTLSQTITGHRDLSAATAARIEQAMRSNVPGFAERLPQLGALLVTGQEAKALLAAASAADASLRELALAIVAAWYTGTVAGNAAQGTKSIVVAYAEALMYRTVADGQVVPTYCNYGPLWWLKAPPAVRVSAPVEAKPVPAPATTGTPETKGKQAK; this is translated from the coding sequence ATGAACCATCCAGGCAGCGATCCATCTGCAACATCCGTGTCATCCCTTCCCCGTATCAGCCGCCGCCACGCCTTGATCGGCCTGGCCGCCTTGCTGGCGCAGGCCGGTTTCTGGAGCAATCCCCTGTCGGCCGCCATGCCGGCGCCGGCCAGCGCGCCGGCGCCCGGCGTGGTGCCCGCCACCATGCTGTTCTATACCTTGTCGCAAACCATCACGGGCCACCGCGATTTGTCCGCCGCGACGGCGGCGCGCATCGAGCAAGCCATGCGCAGCAACGTGCCCGGCTTTGCCGAGCGCTTGCCGCAGCTGGGCGCGCTGCTCGTCACGGGCCAGGAAGCGAAAGCCTTGCTGGCGGCGGCCAGCGCCGCGGATGCGAGTCTGCGCGAGCTGGCGCTGGCCATCGTTGCCGCCTGGTACACGGGCACCGTCGCCGGCAACGCGGCGCAGGGCACGAAGTCCATCGTCGTTGCCTACGCCGAGGCCTTGATGTACCGCACGGTGGCCGATGGCCAGGTCGTGCCCACCTATTGCAACTACGGCCCCCTGTGGTGGCTGAAGGCGCCGCCGGCCGTGCGCGTTTCCGCACCCGTGGAAGCGAAACCCGTGCCGGCCCCGGCCACCACCGGCACCCCTGAAACTAAAGGCAAGCAAGCAAAATGA
- a CDS encoding GntR family transcriptional regulator, with the protein MTESSASLVDKPGSGDSSAEIAEHMAAAIVARQLPPGTRLREEALCRLYGVSRTKIRAALLILSKDKLIRMVPDKGAFVSQPTEAEARDIFAARRVIEAALAREFVARAKPADYRMLERHLKAERLALAQATPLRSQLLGDFHVLLADIAGNAVLRDIVRELVGRSSLITMLYQSGHAAACSYDEHGRFLEAARSGDADLAARLMVEHLAHVEAALRFDGSAGDAKKDLVAALLM; encoded by the coding sequence ATGACAGAATCAAGCGCATCCCTGGTGGACAAGCCCGGCAGCGGCGACAGCTCGGCGGAAATTGCCGAGCATATGGCGGCGGCCATCGTGGCGCGCCAATTGCCGCCCGGTACGCGGCTGCGCGAAGAGGCGCTGTGCCGGCTGTATGGCGTCAGCCGCACCAAGATCCGCGCCGCCCTGCTGATCCTGTCCAAAGACAAACTCATACGCATGGTGCCCGACAAGGGCGCCTTCGTCAGCCAGCCCACGGAAGCGGAAGCGCGCGACATCTTTGCCGCGCGGCGCGTCATCGAGGCGGCCCTGGCGCGCGAATTCGTCGCGCGGGCCAAGCCTGCCGACTACCGCATGCTGGAGCGGCACCTGAAAGCGGAGCGCCTGGCGCTGGCACAGGCGACGCCGCTGCGCTCGCAACTGCTGGGCGACTTCCACGTCTTGCTGGCCGACATCGCCGGCAACGCCGTGCTGCGCGATATCGTGCGCGAACTGGTGGGGCGCAGCTCGCTGATCACCATGCTGTACCAGTCCGGCCACGCTGCCGCCTGCTCGTACGACGAACACGGCCGTTTTCTTGAGGCAGCGCGCAGCGGTGACGCGGACCTGGCGGCGCGCCTGATGGTCGAGCACCTGGCGCATGTGGAAGCGGCCTTGCGCTTCGATGGCAGCGCCGGCGACGCCAAAAAAGATCTGGTGGCGGCACTGCTGATGTAA
- a CDS encoding GMC family oxidoreductase: MKSPQFKSNGDVVADVVIVGTGVVGAMMADQLAAQGHSVIMLEAGLRIERGQAVENWRNMPFENRVGSDFQGLYPQAENAPAPLYFPKNNYVEVSGPNGSSFQQGYLRTVGGTTWHWAASCWRHLPTDMRMKSDYGVGRDWAISYDELEPYYCRAEQEMGVAGPNDPAQQSPSERSKPYPMDMVPWGYGDKRFAEVVNPHGYRSVPIPQGRSTRPWQGRPTCCGNNNCQPICPIGAMYNGIHHVERAELKGVGVLAEAVVYRIDTDHNNRVTAVHWYDAKKQSHMATGKAFVIACNGIETPRLLLLAANKNNPNGIANSSDQVGRNMMDHSGFHCTFLANEPIWTGRGPAQSSCLVGPRDGTFRGQYSANKMILNNITRVGPATQQSLKLGLVGKDLDDEIRRRAAFGVDLSISLEPLPEAHNRLTLSKTRKDPLGLACPDIYYDVGDYVRDGAKAAHAQLKHIGKLFGAVEFHITDSLNANNHIMGGVIMGSNRLDSVVDGNCRAHDHANLWLPGGGAMPSASVVNTTLSMAALGLRAADDIARTLAREAA; the protein is encoded by the coding sequence ATGAAATCACCCCAATTCAAGAGTAATGGCGACGTCGTCGCCGATGTCGTCATCGTCGGCACGGGCGTCGTGGGCGCCATGATGGCCGACCAGCTGGCCGCCCAAGGCCATTCCGTGATCATGCTGGAAGCGGGCTTGCGCATCGAGCGCGGGCAAGCCGTGGAAAACTGGCGCAACATGCCGTTCGAAAACCGCGTCGGCTCCGACTTCCAGGGCCTGTATCCCCAAGCGGAAAACGCGCCCGCGCCCCTGTATTTCCCGAAGAATAACTATGTGGAAGTGTCCGGCCCCAACGGCAGCAGTTTCCAGCAGGGCTATCTGCGCACGGTGGGCGGCACGACCTGGCACTGGGCCGCATCGTGCTGGCGCCATTTGCCGACCGACATGCGCATGAAGAGCGATTACGGGGTAGGGCGCGACTGGGCCATTTCCTACGATGAGCTGGAACCGTACTATTGCCGCGCCGAGCAGGAAATGGGCGTGGCCGGCCCCAACGATCCGGCGCAGCAGTCGCCGAGCGAGCGCAGCAAACCGTATCCGATGGACATGGTGCCCTGGGGCTATGGCGACAAGCGCTTCGCCGAAGTCGTCAACCCGCACGGCTACCGCTCCGTACCGATCCCGCAAGGCCGCTCGACGCGCCCATGGCAGGGCCGTCCCACCTGCTGCGGCAACAACAATTGCCAGCCGATCTGCCCCATCGGCGCCATGTACAACGGCATCCACCACGTGGAGCGGGCCGAGCTGAAAGGGGTGGGCGTGCTGGCCGAGGCCGTCGTCTACCGCATCGACACGGACCACAACAACAGAGTCACCGCCGTGCATTGGTACGACGCCAAGAAACAGTCGCACATGGCGACCGGCAAGGCCTTCGTGATTGCCTGCAATGGCATCGAAACGCCGCGTTTGCTCTTGCTGGCGGCGAACAAGAACAACCCGAACGGCATCGCCAACAGTTCGGACCAGGTCGGCCGCAACATGATGGACCATTCCGGTTTCCACTGTACCTTCCTCGCCAATGAACCGATCTGGACGGGCCGCGGTCCGGCGCAGAGCAGCTGCCTGGTGGGGCCGCGCGACGGCACCTTCCGTGGCCAGTATTCGGCCAACAAGATGATCCTGAATAACATCACCAGGGTCGGACCTGCCACGCAGCAATCCTTGAAGCTGGGCCTGGTGGGCAAGGATCTCGACGATGAAATCCGCCGCCGCGCCGCGTTTGGCGTGGACTTGTCGATCAGCCTGGAACCGCTGCCCGAAGCGCACAACCGTCTGACCTTGAGCAAGACGCGCAAGGACCCGCTGGGCCTGGCCTGTCCCGACATTTACTATGACGTGGGCGATTACGTGCGCGATGGCGCGAAGGCCGCGCATGCGCAGCTCAAGCACATCGGCAAGCTGTTCGGCGCCGTGGAATTCCATATCACCGACAGCCTGAACGCGAACAACCACATCATGGGCGGCGTCATCATGGGGTCGAATCGTCTTGACTCCGTGGTTGACGGCAATTGCCGCGCGCACGATCACGCCAATTTGTGGCTGCCGGGCGGCGGCGCCATGCCGTCGGCCAGCGTCGTCAACACGACCCTCAGCATGGCCGCGCTCGGTTTGCGCGCGGCCGACGACATCGCCCGGACTCTGGCAAGGGAGGCCGCATGA
- a CDS encoding alpha/beta fold hydrolase: MPILNLSAETDIYYELIEGDPAKPCLVFLHEGLGCCAMWKDFPAQLCQATGCRGLLYDRHGYGQSSPLAARRQLHYLHDYALCELPQVLAALLPGQDHFLIGHSDGGSIALIYAAQQPPRLRGIITEAAHVFVEGVTLDGIRVADAAFSAGKLRALAKYHGDKTESIFKAWSDTWLSYGFQFWNIEYLLPSVECPALVLQGSEDQYGSAAQVDTIVAQALNAVPAMVEQCGHAPHQEQPQALLALMEGFLQGRMDAATQPRNT; the protein is encoded by the coding sequence ATGCCGATACTGAACCTGAGTGCCGAAACCGATATCTATTACGAATTGATCGAAGGCGACCCCGCCAAGCCTTGCCTGGTATTCCTGCACGAGGGGCTCGGCTGCTGTGCGATGTGGAAAGATTTTCCCGCGCAGCTATGCCAGGCGACGGGCTGCCGCGGCTTGCTGTATGACCGCCACGGCTATGGGCAATCGTCGCCGCTGGCGGCGCGCCGCCAGCTCCATTATTTGCACGATTACGCGCTGTGCGAGTTGCCGCAAGTGCTGGCCGCACTGCTGCCGGGGCAGGACCATTTTCTCATCGGCCACTCCGATGGCGGCAGCATCGCCCTCATTTATGCGGCGCAGCAGCCACCGCGCTTGCGCGGCATCATCACCGAAGCGGCGCACGTGTTTGTCGAGGGTGTCACGCTCGATGGCATCCGCGTGGCGGACGCGGCGTTTAGCGCGGGCAAGCTGCGCGCGCTGGCGAAATACCATGGCGACAAGACGGAATCCATCTTCAAGGCCTGGTCGGATACCTGGCTCAGCTACGGTTTCCAGTTCTGGAACATCGAATACCTGCTGCCTTCCGTCGAATGTCCGGCGCTGGTGCTGCAGGGCAGCGAGGACCAGTACGGCAGCGCGGCCCAGGTCGACACGATCGTGGCGCAGGCCCTCAACGCCGTGCCCGCCATGGTGGAACAATGCGGGCATGCACCGCACCAGGAGCAGCCGCAGGCATTGCTGGCGCTGATGGAAGGCTTTTTGCAAGGTCGCATGGACGCGGCCACTCAGCCGCGAAACACCTGA